In a single window of the Mustelus asterias chromosome 3, sMusAst1.hap1.1, whole genome shotgun sequence genome:
- the dusp28 gene encoding dual specificity phosphatase 28 isoform X1: MLQLCKLTDSLLISNSRSACDDELLSRERVTFCVNVSKQQPFPGLKISTMRVPVFDDPAENLYKYFDRCADAIESTRRAGGRTLVYCKNGRSRSAAICTAYLMKHRHLSLQEAFEHVKSARPVVEPNEGFWLQLQRYEGELQSRQLGANPSTCG, encoded by the exons ATGCTTCAGCTGTGCAAGCTCACTGACTCATTGCTGATTAGTAACTCCCGGTCGGCCTGCGATGACGAGCTGCTCTCTAGAGAGAGGGTGACATTTTGCGTCAATGTGTCGAAGCAGCAGCCCTTCCCGGGGCTGAAGATAAGTACCATGCGGGTCCCAGTCTTTGACGACCCGGCTGAGAATCTCTACAAGTACTTCGACCGGTGCGCCGACGCGATCGAAAGTACCAGGAGGGCAGGCGGCAGGACGCTGGTGTACTGCAAGAACGGCCGCAGCAGATCAGCGGCCATCTGCACTGCTTACCTCATGAAGCACAGGCACCTCTCCCTCCAGGAAGCATTCGAG CATGTGAAGTCAGCCAGGCCAGTGGTGGAGCCCAATGAGGGTTTCTGGCTCCAACTTCAAAGATACGAAGGCGAACTTCAATCCAGGCAGCTTGGAGCTAATCCTTCGACCTGTGGGTGA
- the dusp28 gene encoding dual specificity phosphatase 28 isoform X2: MLQLCKLTDSLLISNSRSACDDELLSRERVTFCVNVSKQQPFPGLKISTMRVPVFDDPAENLYKYFDRCADAIESTRRAGGRTLVYCKNGRSRSAAICTAYLMKHRHLSLQEAFEELSKGP; the protein is encoded by the exons ATGCTTCAGCTGTGCAAGCTCACTGACTCATTGCTGATTAGTAACTCCCGGTCGGCCTGCGATGACGAGCTGCTCTCTAGAGAGAGGGTGACATTTTGCGTCAATGTGTCGAAGCAGCAGCCCTTCCCGGGGCTGAAGATAAGTACCATGCGGGTCCCAGTCTTTGACGACCCGGCTGAGAATCTCTACAAGTACTTCGACCGGTGCGCCGACGCGATCGAAAGTACCAGGAGGGCAGGCGGCAGGACGCTGGTGTACTGCAAGAACGGCCGCAGCAGATCAGCGGCCATCTGCACTGCTTACCTCATGAAGCACAGGCACCTCTCCCTCCAGGAAGCATTCGAG gaactcagcaagggtccatag